Proteins encoded within one genomic window of Lysinibacillus sphaericus:
- a CDS encoding MDR family MFS transporter: MKLPKMFHPLVWIILGGTIFTRVASFMAMPFLAIYLHNEIDASPLQIGLTIGIAPLISTVGGFFGGYLTDRFGRKSIILLTILVWSIVFFGFATAHTIWFFVILNALNGLCRSFFEPSTQALMIDFTPADKRKRLFSLRYTAINIAAVIGPLIGVYIATLSSPSVPFMLTGAMYIVYAIFLFFVLNRYKMQQQKAMVHTKVLQTFTILLTNRVLLSFIFGAILINIGYSQFDSTLPQLIELKIEDGAKLYSLLISLNAAVVLLLQLPISIFSERFTSTTILLIGILFFAVGLTLFGVSTNYPLFICAMVLFTIGEIFTFPTMNVMIDEIAPETQKATYLGAAQFKNLGGFIGPIIGGWLLTHYIDTMFIVIAALVLCSSLFYRPKTQ, from the coding sequence ATGAAACTTCCCAAAATGTTTCATCCACTTGTTTGGATTATTTTAGGTGGAACGATTTTCACACGCGTTGCAAGCTTTATGGCAATGCCTTTTTTAGCTATCTATTTACATAACGAAATTGATGCCTCCCCTTTACAAATAGGATTAACCATTGGTATCGCGCCACTTATTTCTACAGTAGGTGGATTTTTCGGCGGTTACTTAACAGATCGCTTTGGTCGAAAAAGTATTATTTTACTTACGATCCTCGTATGGAGTATTGTGTTCTTTGGTTTTGCAACAGCGCATACAATTTGGTTTTTCGTCATTCTAAATGCATTGAACGGGTTATGTCGCTCCTTCTTTGAACCTTCTACACAGGCTTTAATGATTGACTTTACTCCTGCTGATAAACGAAAACGATTGTTTTCATTGCGTTACACAGCCATTAATATTGCCGCAGTCATAGGACCACTTATTGGTGTATATATCGCGACATTATCTAGTCCTAGCGTACCGTTTATGTTGACAGGCGCTATGTACATTGTTTATGCCATATTTTTATTTTTCGTGTTGAATCGTTACAAAATGCAACAGCAAAAGGCGATGGTTCATACAAAAGTGCTACAAACCTTTACAATTCTTTTAACAAACCGTGTACTGCTAAGCTTTATTTTCGGCGCAATCTTAATAAATATTGGCTACTCGCAATTCGACTCAACACTTCCTCAGCTTATTGAGCTCAAAATTGAAGATGGAGCCAAGCTCTATTCGCTACTGATTTCGTTAAATGCTGCGGTTGTACTTTTACTGCAATTACCGATTAGTATTTTTTCAGAGCGCTTCACATCTACAACAATACTGCTTATCGGTATTTTATTCTTTGCTGTTGGGCTCACATTATTTGGCGTATCTACAAACTATCCGTTGTTTATTTGTGCAATGGTTCTTTTTACAATTGGTGAAATATTTACTTTCCCAACAATGAATGTCATGATTGATGAAATTGCGCCAGAGACCCAAAAAGCTACATATTTAGGTGCGGCACAATTTAAAAATTTAGGCGGTTTTATTGGTCCTATTATAGGTGGCTGGCTGTTAACACATTATATTGATACAATGTTTATCGTCATTGCTGCCCTTGTTTTATGTAGTTCCCTATTTTATCGACCCAAAACACAATAA
- a CDS encoding DeoR family transcriptional regulator gives MKPTTDRMLNRIKDMYMFILDKGTVSTQDLVEEFSITPRTVQRDLNVLAFNDLVMSPSRGKWTTTSKKVKLTS, from the coding sequence ATGAAACCAACTACTGATCGAATGCTTAATCGTATTAAAGATATGTACATGTTTATTTTAGACAAAGGAACCGTGTCTACACAGGATTTAGTCGAAGAGTTTAGCATCACTCCTCGCACCGTTCAAAGAGATTTGAACGTGTTAGCCTTTAACGATTTGGTGATGAGTCCAAGTCGAGGCAAATGGACAACGACGAGTAAAAAAGTAAAATTGACGTCTTAG